The Populus nigra chromosome 14, ddPopNigr1.1, whole genome shotgun sequence genome has a segment encoding these proteins:
- the LOC133673421 gene encoding uncharacterized protein LOC133673421 isoform X2 has product MNTRVRTALQAMKSPLNHDTNKEKMEAQGRSRAVGGHKSAINWRKANRERKLALLQDVDKLKKKLRHEENVHRALERAFTRPLGALPRLPPYLPPYILELLAEVAVLEEEVVRLEEQVVNFRQGLYQEAVYVSSKKNVENSKDAIDQQPSTTRSKHARSKSLSLNETNSATFAARPQPSLARCTSSKRLFSTDPIIERSGQCSNRPANRGKYASGKPNPSSSLVDDGRGKENRSCINYVKDKQSPDKMSKITTPVKRTPNKRESEEKSLEPSKLQLECRLVEQEIAQESTSACMNDRICENNITPNKLTEDIVKCLSSIFLRMSTLKDKVVELGTFSSRATLTSPEGDRGNEIRDPYGMSAEFKIRDIGSYKHLYAIEASSIDLNRTTSALFLLQRLKFLLGKLAAANLEGLTHQQKLAFWINTYNSCMMNAILEHGIPETPEMVVALMQKATITVGGHLLNAITIEHFILRLPYHLKFTCPKAVKNDEMKARSIFGFEWSEPLVTFALCCGSWSSPAVRVYTASRVEEELEVAKRDYLQATVGISRTNKLIIPKLLDWYLLDFAKDMESLLDWICLQLPNELRNEAVKCLERRGRDPLSQMVQVMPYDFSFRLLLYR; this is encoded by the exons ATGAACACTAGAGTCCGCACTGCTCTTCAAGCTATGAAATCTCCTTTAAACCATGATACTAATAAA GAGAAGATGGAGGCTCAAGGGAGGAGCAGAGCAGTTGGTGGCCATAAATCTGCTATTAATTGGCGTAAAGCAAACAGAGAAAGGAAATTGGCCTTGCTACAAGAT GTTGATAAGTTGAAAAAGAAACTTAGACATGAAGAGAATGTTCATAGAGCTTTGGAGAGAGCTTTTACTAGGCCTTTGGGAGCTCTGCCTCGCTTACCTCCTTATCTGCCTCCTTAT atcttAGAGCTACTTGCTGAAGTGGCTGTTCTCGAAGAGGAAGTTGTTCGGCTTGAAGAGCAAGTTGTGAATTTTAGACAAGGACTCTATCAAGAAGCTGTCTACGTCTCCTCCAAGAAGAATGTGGAGAATTCAAAGGATGCAATTGATCAACAACCATCAACTACAAGATCGAAACACGCTAGATCAAAATCACTCTCTCTTAATGAGACCAATTCAGCAACTTTTGCAGCAAGGCCTCAACCTTCTCTTGCTAGGTGCACTTCGAGTAAAAGGCTGTTTTCCACTGACCCCATTATTGAGCGATCAGGGCAGTGTTCTAATAGGCCAGCAAATAGAGGAAAATATGCTTCTGGTAAACCCAATCCTTCTTCATCTCTTGTGGATGATGGACGAGGAAAGGAGAATCGATCGTGTATTAATTATGTAAAGGATAAGCAATCTCCAGATAAGATGTCAAAAATCACGACTCCCGTGAAGAGAACTCCAAACAAGCGTGAATCAGAGGAGAAGAGTTTGGAGCCTTCTAAGTTGCAG CTAGAATGCAGGTTAGTAGAGCAGGAAATAGCACAGGAAAGCACTTCTGCTTGCATGAATGATAGAATATGCGAAAATAACATCACACCAAACAAGTTAACCGAGGATATTGTGAAGTGCTTGTCCAGCATTTTCTTGAGGATGAGCACGTTGAAGGACAAAGTAGTTGAATTAGGAACTTTCTCATCACGAGCGACTTTGACATCCCCTGAAGGTGATAGAGGAAATGAAATTCGAGATCCTTATGGCATGTCTGCAGAGTTCAAGATTAGAGATATTGGTTCTTATAAGCATCTTTATGCAATTGAAGCTAGCTCAATTGATCTCAACCGTACGACAAGTGCCTTGTTTTTGCTCCAGAGACTGAA GTTTCTACTAGGGAAGCTTGCCGCTGCAAATTTAGAGGGTCTTACCCATCAGCAGAAGCTTGCTTTCTGGATAAACACTTATAATTCATGCATGATGAAT GCAATTTTGGAGCATGGGATACCCGAGACTCCTGAAATGGTTGTTGCTCTAATGCAAAAG GCAACAATAACTGTTGGCGGACACTTGCTAAATGCAATTACAATTGAGCATTTCATCTTGAGGCTTCCTTATCACTTAAAATTT ACCTGTCCAAAAGCAGTAAAAAATGATGAGATGAAGGCACGCAGCATTTTCGGATTCGAGTGGTCTGAGCCTTTGGTTACTTTTGCACTCTGTTGTGGAAGCTGGTCGTCCCCTGCT GTAAGAGTTTACACGGCCTCTCGAGTTGAAGAAGAGCTAGAAGTAGCAAAGCGAGACTATTTACAAGCGACAGTTGGGATTTCAAGAACAAACAAGTTAATAATTCCAAAGCTGTTGGACTGGTATCTACTAGATTTTGCGAAAGACATGGAATCTTTACTTGATTGGATATGCCTGCAGCTACCGAATGAACTGAGGAATGAAGCAGTTAAATGCCTTGAGAGAAGGGGAAGAGATCCCCTTTCGCAGATGGTACAAGTAATGCCGTATGATTTTAGTTTCAGGTTGCTCTTATATCGGTGA
- the LOC133673421 gene encoding uncharacterized protein LOC133673421 isoform X1: protein MNTRVRTALQAMKSPLNHDTNKKEKMEAQGRSRAVGGHKSAINWRKANRERKLALLQDVDKLKKKLRHEENVHRALERAFTRPLGALPRLPPYLPPYILELLAEVAVLEEEVVRLEEQVVNFRQGLYQEAVYVSSKKNVENSKDAIDQQPSTTRSKHARSKSLSLNETNSATFAARPQPSLARCTSSKRLFSTDPIIERSGQCSNRPANRGKYASGKPNPSSSLVDDGRGKENRSCINYVKDKQSPDKMSKITTPVKRTPNKRESEEKSLEPSKLQLECRLVEQEIAQESTSACMNDRICENNITPNKLTEDIVKCLSSIFLRMSTLKDKVVELGTFSSRATLTSPEGDRGNEIRDPYGMSAEFKIRDIGSYKHLYAIEASSIDLNRTTSALFLLQRLKFLLGKLAAANLEGLTHQQKLAFWINTYNSCMMNAILEHGIPETPEMVVALMQKATITVGGHLLNAITIEHFILRLPYHLKFTCPKAVKNDEMKARSIFGFEWSEPLVTFALCCGSWSSPAVRVYTASRVEEELEVAKRDYLQATVGISRTNKLIIPKLLDWYLLDFAKDMESLLDWICLQLPNELRNEAVKCLERRGRDPLSQMVQVMPYDFSFRLLLYR, encoded by the exons ATGAACACTAGAGTCCGCACTGCTCTTCAAGCTATGAAATCTCCTTTAAACCATGATACTAATAAA AAGGAGAAGATGGAGGCTCAAGGGAGGAGCAGAGCAGTTGGTGGCCATAAATCTGCTATTAATTGGCGTAAAGCAAACAGAGAAAGGAAATTGGCCTTGCTACAAGAT GTTGATAAGTTGAAAAAGAAACTTAGACATGAAGAGAATGTTCATAGAGCTTTGGAGAGAGCTTTTACTAGGCCTTTGGGAGCTCTGCCTCGCTTACCTCCTTATCTGCCTCCTTAT atcttAGAGCTACTTGCTGAAGTGGCTGTTCTCGAAGAGGAAGTTGTTCGGCTTGAAGAGCAAGTTGTGAATTTTAGACAAGGACTCTATCAAGAAGCTGTCTACGTCTCCTCCAAGAAGAATGTGGAGAATTCAAAGGATGCAATTGATCAACAACCATCAACTACAAGATCGAAACACGCTAGATCAAAATCACTCTCTCTTAATGAGACCAATTCAGCAACTTTTGCAGCAAGGCCTCAACCTTCTCTTGCTAGGTGCACTTCGAGTAAAAGGCTGTTTTCCACTGACCCCATTATTGAGCGATCAGGGCAGTGTTCTAATAGGCCAGCAAATAGAGGAAAATATGCTTCTGGTAAACCCAATCCTTCTTCATCTCTTGTGGATGATGGACGAGGAAAGGAGAATCGATCGTGTATTAATTATGTAAAGGATAAGCAATCTCCAGATAAGATGTCAAAAATCACGACTCCCGTGAAGAGAACTCCAAACAAGCGTGAATCAGAGGAGAAGAGTTTGGAGCCTTCTAAGTTGCAG CTAGAATGCAGGTTAGTAGAGCAGGAAATAGCACAGGAAAGCACTTCTGCTTGCATGAATGATAGAATATGCGAAAATAACATCACACCAAACAAGTTAACCGAGGATATTGTGAAGTGCTTGTCCAGCATTTTCTTGAGGATGAGCACGTTGAAGGACAAAGTAGTTGAATTAGGAACTTTCTCATCACGAGCGACTTTGACATCCCCTGAAGGTGATAGAGGAAATGAAATTCGAGATCCTTATGGCATGTCTGCAGAGTTCAAGATTAGAGATATTGGTTCTTATAAGCATCTTTATGCAATTGAAGCTAGCTCAATTGATCTCAACCGTACGACAAGTGCCTTGTTTTTGCTCCAGAGACTGAA GTTTCTACTAGGGAAGCTTGCCGCTGCAAATTTAGAGGGTCTTACCCATCAGCAGAAGCTTGCTTTCTGGATAAACACTTATAATTCATGCATGATGAAT GCAATTTTGGAGCATGGGATACCCGAGACTCCTGAAATGGTTGTTGCTCTAATGCAAAAG GCAACAATAACTGTTGGCGGACACTTGCTAAATGCAATTACAATTGAGCATTTCATCTTGAGGCTTCCTTATCACTTAAAATTT ACCTGTCCAAAAGCAGTAAAAAATGATGAGATGAAGGCACGCAGCATTTTCGGATTCGAGTGGTCTGAGCCTTTGGTTACTTTTGCACTCTGTTGTGGAAGCTGGTCGTCCCCTGCT GTAAGAGTTTACACGGCCTCTCGAGTTGAAGAAGAGCTAGAAGTAGCAAAGCGAGACTATTTACAAGCGACAGTTGGGATTTCAAGAACAAACAAGTTAATAATTCCAAAGCTGTTGGACTGGTATCTACTAGATTTTGCGAAAGACATGGAATCTTTACTTGATTGGATATGCCTGCAGCTACCGAATGAACTGAGGAATGAAGCAGTTAAATGCCTTGAGAGAAGGGGAAGAGATCCCCTTTCGCAGATGGTACAAGTAATGCCGTATGATTTTAGTTTCAGGTTGCTCTTATATCGGTGA